One genomic segment of Culturomica massiliensis includes these proteins:
- a CDS encoding AMP-binding protein — protein MLLDIDKKDSKAVAAIDSSGAELRYGDLVHFIGSMPQLLPRRSLVFLLVENNVGGIAWTMGMLGAGVVPLILNARLDHELFTQLNERYKPAYLCVPKEQKEKYDYGEIASGYGYVILKTGEKTGALHDSLSHLLPTSGSTGSPKLVRHCYRNIEAAGLNISTFFEIKAEDKALMVLPIYYTMGLSMIFSHLYAGATILITGLNMTDPAFWSFMKDKKASSFTGVPYSFEVLNLMRFFRMSFPDLRLLTQGGGRMERKLNLKFAEYCHDHGMKWIATYGQTEGSARMAYLPPEYAISKVGSIGRAVPNGELSLIDDAGKLIEEPYKEGEMCYRGKNVTMGYAQTKEDLLLGDERNGWMRTGDIAYRDEDGFYFIVGRMGRFLKLFGMRIGLDECEQIVKSKFSTECACFGTDEKMIVCITESNILQAVKEELVEKTRLVASAFEIKRVESLPKNEAGKILYSKLKNQIESL, from the coding sequence ATGTTATTGGATATAGATAAGAAAGATAGTAAAGCTGTTGCTGCTATAGATTCGTCAGGTGCGGAGCTCCGTTATGGTGATTTAGTTCATTTTATCGGTTCTATGCCGCAATTATTGCCCCGGCGGTCTTTGGTTTTTCTGCTGGTAGAAAATAATGTCGGTGGAATTGCGTGGACAATGGGAATGTTAGGGGCCGGTGTGGTACCGCTCATACTTAATGCCCGGCTTGATCATGAGTTGTTTACACAATTGAATGAACGTTATAAACCTGCATACCTTTGTGTACCGAAAGAGCAGAAAGAAAAATATGATTATGGTGAAATTGCTTCCGGATACGGTTATGTAATCCTGAAAACCGGTGAAAAAACCGGTGCTCTTCATGATAGTTTATCACATTTATTACCGACCTCCGGTTCTACTGGAAGTCCTAAATTAGTACGACATTGTTATAGAAATATAGAAGCAGCCGGCTTGAATATTTCTACATTTTTCGAAATAAAGGCCGAGGATAAAGCTTTAATGGTGCTTCCAATTTATTATACAATGGGGCTTTCCATGATTTTTAGTCATTTATATGCCGGAGCAACAATTTTGATTACCGGTTTGAATATGACGGATCCTGCCTTTTGGTCTTTTATGAAGGATAAAAAGGCGAGTAGTTTTACAGGAGTGCCGTATAGTTTTGAAGTTCTTAATTTAATGAGATTTTTCCGGATGAGTTTTCCTGACCTTAGATTGCTCACGCAAGGAGGAGGCCGTATGGAACGTAAATTAAATCTGAAATTTGCGGAATATTGTCATGACCACGGAATGAAATGGATTGCGACTTACGGACAAACAGAAGGCAGTGCCCGGATGGCTTACTTACCACCGGAGTATGCTATTAGTAAGGTCGGCAGTATCGGACGGGCAGTACCGAATGGTGAATTATCATTGATCGATGATGCGGGAAAACTGATCGAAGAACCATATAAAGAAGGAGAAATGTGTTATCGGGGTAAAAATGTCACGATGGGATATGCACAAACAAAAGAAGATCTTTTATTGGGTGATGAACGTAATGGATGGATGCGTACAGGTGATATAGCCTATCGGGATGAAGACGGTTTTTACTTTATCGTGGGACGAATGGGAAGGTTTTTGAAATTATTCGGTATGCGCATAGGGCTTGATGAGTGTGAGCAAATTGTTAAGTCTAAGTTTTCGACAGAATGTGCGTGTTTCGGTACAGATGAGAAAATGATTGTTTGCATTACCGAATCAAATATATTACAGGCTGTAAAGGAGGAATTGGTAGAAAAAACCAGACTTGTTGCTTCAGCATTTGAGATAAAACGAGTAGAGTCATTACCGAAAAATGAAGCCGGTAAAATATTGTACAGTAAACTAAAAAATCAAATAGAATCATTATGA
- a CDS encoding SDR family NAD(P)-dependent oxidoreductase codes for MLLDKKVCIITGAAQGIGKVIAEQFASDGAIVYACDRTEGLMDSWAECISKENEGKIYPVSFDVTDSLAVKNAITNIYKAEGRIDTLVNNAGVVFNRKLGMITRDETEFMFRVNVIAVIELIQLVARLMGRKGGGAIVNIASVTAVVGSPGQVAYSATKGAVISLTRSAAKELAPMGIRVNAVAPGIIKTERFTELYEESADKIDLRIQKIALGRLGTPSDIANACAFLASERASYISGQILGVDGCATI; via the coding sequence ATGTTATTAGATAAAAAGGTTTGCATTATAACGGGAGCAGCTCAAGGGATCGGTAAAGTGATAGCAGAACAGTTTGCTTCAGACGGAGCGATCGTATATGCTTGTGATCGTACAGAAGGTCTGATGGATTCTTGGGCGGAATGTATAAGTAAAGAAAACGAAGGAAAGATTTATCCGGTTTCTTTTGATGTGACAGATTCTTTGGCGGTAAAAAATGCGATAACAAATATCTATAAAGCGGAAGGACGTATAGATACCCTTGTCAATAATGCAGGAGTAGTGTTTAATCGTAAACTAGGAATGATTACGCGGGACGAGACTGAATTTATGTTCCGGGTTAACGTTATTGCTGTCATAGAATTGATACAGTTAGTTGCGCGTCTTATGGGACGTAAAGGAGGGGGGGCTATTGTTAATATCGCTTCTGTAACGGCAGTTGTCGGTTCTCCTGGACAAGTTGCCTATTCGGCAACGAAAGGGGCCGTTATTTCATTAACCAGATCGGCTGCGAAGGAATTGGCCCCGATGGGAATACGTGTGAATGCCGTTGCTCCGGGCATTATTAAAACGGAACGTTTCACAGAACTTTACGAGGAAAGTGCGGATAAGATTGATTTACGCATTCAGAAGATTGCGTTGGGGCGTTTGGGAACCCCATCCGATATTGCTAATGCCTGTGCTTTTTTAGCATCGGAAAGAGCTTCATATATATCCGGACAGATATTGGGTGTTGATGGTTGTGCTACCATATAA
- a CDS encoding SDR family NAD(P)-dependent oxidoreductase: MNPELPFALRNKTIMVTGSASGIGRCTAIACAMAGAKLILADINEEGLKETLSLLKTENCIQNHEIRVADLSTDEGLTALIDTLSILDGVVFCAGIGITKTIPFYSREDFYRVFDINFFAPVLLTKLLVKKKKLSKVSSLVYLVSVAGVFSFKPGNGIYGASKSALHGFVKFAALELAAKGIRCNAVCPAMVETPFLQTVSLSQEDIENDKKKYPFKRYAQPEEIAQGCVFLLSDASSYMTGQDLVLDGGRLLN, translated from the coding sequence ATGAATCCGGAACTTCCGTTTGCTTTGAGAAATAAAACAATCATGGTTACAGGTAGTGCTTCCGGTATCGGACGGTGTACGGCTATTGCCTGTGCTATGGCAGGTGCAAAACTTATATTGGCAGATATCAATGAAGAAGGCCTAAAAGAAACATTGTCATTACTGAAAACAGAAAATTGTATTCAGAACCATGAAATACGGGTAGCGGATTTATCTACTGACGAGGGATTAACAGCTTTGATTGATACGTTGTCTATCTTAGATGGGGTTGTTTTTTGCGCTGGTATCGGTATAACTAAAACAATCCCTTTTTATTCCAGAGAAGATTTTTATCGGGTTTTTGATATTAACTTTTTTGCTCCTGTGTTATTAACAAAATTACTTGTTAAGAAGAAAAAACTCAGTAAAGTCTCTTCTTTGGTTTATTTAGTCTCGGTAGCAGGCGTGTTTTCGTTTAAACCAGGAAACGGGATATATGGAGCGTCTAAAAGTGCACTTCATGGATTTGTGAAATTCGCTGCCCTGGAATTGGCTGCAAAAGGTATTCGATGTAATGCTGTATGTCCAGCTATGGTAGAGACACCTTTTTTACAAACAGTGTCTTTATCGCAGGAAGACATAGAGAATGATAAGAAAAAATATCCTTTTAAACGTTATGCCCAACCGGAAGAAATTGCTCAGGGATGCGTTTTTTTGTTATCTGATGCCTCCTCTTATATGACTGGACAAGATTTGGTACTTGACGGAGGGCGATTATTGAATTAG
- a CDS encoding phosphopantetheine-binding protein: MEINKFIDKFAEQFDDTDRHEFKTGTVFHELEEYSSIIALSIIGMIDEEYNVTIKSEEMRQAVTIEDLYNIVKSKL; the protein is encoded by the coding sequence ATGGAGATAAATAAATTCATCGACAAGTTTGCAGAACAATTTGACGATACGGATCGTCATGAGTTTAAAACGGGAACTGTTTTCCATGAACTGGAAGAATATAGTTCGATTATTGCACTATCCATTATCGGAATGATAGATGAGGAGTACAACGTGACGATAAAAAGTGAAGAAATGCGTCAGGCTGTAACAATAGAAGATTTGTACAATATCGTAAAATCTAAGTTGTAA
- a CDS encoding sugar-transfer associated ATP-grasp domain-containing protein: protein MLYVFSRFKECQNRFEKEKRSLWWKGVFFVDWIIAFFIHGASINDYFAYRFFYLRRSGRKEFITFRRHKKIQAICNPTLTDRELCRDKACFNRHFSAYLGRNWLDVSTCTFQEFCNFFLNYEVVFLKDISSFRGIGIKKLQSSDVNVEKLYQQLQTKKEANYILEEPIIENDELASFHPWSINTIRIVTVYNEKTDKVYLMNARIRMGNNKNNVDNFHFQGIGANIDIQSGVINSLGYDMFDNTYICHPLTGKQIVGFQIPCWEECKLFVEKAARMIPTVRYIGWDVVIGVNGNFSLIEANDNADHDFQQLYNKGLWKEYRKVLSKIH, encoded by the coding sequence ATGTTGTATGTCTTTTCAAGATTTAAAGAATGTCAGAATCGATTTGAAAAAGAAAAAAGAAGTTTATGGTGGAAAGGAGTATTTTTTGTAGATTGGATAATTGCTTTTTTTATTCATGGAGCATCAATAAATGACTATTTTGCTTATCGTTTCTTTTATCTGAGGCGTTCAGGAAGGAAAGAGTTTATCACCTTTCGCCGGCATAAAAAGATACAAGCAATATGTAATCCTACATTGACGGATAGAGAATTATGCAGAGACAAAGCTTGTTTTAATCGTCATTTTTCGGCTTATTTGGGACGTAATTGGTTAGATGTATCTACTTGTACCTTTCAGGAATTCTGCAATTTTTTTTTAAATTATGAGGTTGTTTTTCTTAAGGATATTTCTTCTTTTAGAGGTATCGGTATAAAAAAACTTCAATCTTCAGACGTTAATGTAGAGAAACTTTATCAGCAATTACAGACTAAAAAAGAGGCGAATTATATATTGGAAGAACCGATAATTGAAAATGATGAATTGGCTTCATTTCATCCCTGGTCAATCAATACAATCAGAATTGTTACTGTTTATAATGAAAAAACAGATAAAGTTTATTTGATGAATGCAAGAATTCGTATGGGAAATAATAAAAATAATGTAGATAATTTTCATTTTCAAGGGATTGGTGCCAATATAGATATTCAAAGTGGGGTAATAAATTCCCTCGGTTATGATATGTTCGATAATACCTATATATGTCATCCGCTTACCGGTAAACAAATTGTAGGGTTTCAAATACCTTGTTGGGAAGAGTGTAAATTATTTGTAGAAAAAGCTGCGCGTATGATACCAACAGTCAGGTATATCGGTTGGGATGTAGTAATAGGAGTAAACGGTAACTTTTCTTTAATAGAAGCCAATGATAATGCTGATCATGATTTCCAGCAATTATACAATAAAGGACTCTGGAAAGAATATCGCAAAGTATTGAGTAAAATACATTAA
- a CDS encoding sialic acid O-acetyltransferase — protein MKNLIIIGAGGMGRTVYDLANESVGYGEDFSIKGFIDDNLQSLEGFDNYPPLLGRICEYIPQQNDVFISSIGGNCRVGCTETIEAKGGKFVNIIHKTARIGTNVKMGHGNLIGAFVSIGADVCIGNYNMIQSYTVIGHDARIGNEVRIDTQVVCVGGIIVEDEVSIHTHAVISHNVIVGQGAKVGACSFVMRKVKPGTTVFGVPAKIL, from the coding sequence ATGAAAAATTTAATTATCATAGGTGCCGGGGGAATGGGACGTACGGTATATGATTTAGCTAATGAATCCGTAGGATATGGGGAGGATTTCAGTATTAAAGGATTTATAGATGATAATCTTCAATCTCTTGAAGGTTTTGATAATTATCCTCCTTTATTGGGTAGAATTTGTGAATATATACCTCAGCAAAATGACGTTTTCATTAGTTCTATTGGGGGAAATTGTCGTGTCGGATGTACTGAAACTATTGAAGCCAAGGGTGGAAAATTTGTGAATATCATTCATAAAACGGCCCGTATCGGAACGAATGTGAAAATGGGACACGGCAATCTTATCGGGGCTTTTGTTTCTATTGGAGCCGATGTTTGTATTGGTAATTACAATATGATACAATCTTATACCGTAATTGGTCATGATGCCCGGATAGGTAACGAAGTTAGAATTGATACGCAGGTTGTTTGTGTAGGAGGTATAATTGTTGAAGATGAGGTTTCGATTCACACTCATGCTGTTATCAGTCATAATGTTATTGTAGGACAAGGAGCCAAAGTCGGAGCTTGTTCTTTCGTGATGCGAAAAGTAAAACCCGGTACAACGGTTTTTGGTGTACCTGCAAAAATTTTATAG
- a CDS encoding oligosaccharide flippase family protein — MFKFLSTILRNKIFLYVGTRYVTYAFQFIASFYIALKLGPVGFGVWSFILLLINFYNIIDFGISNSINILLVQDREVEERSSSHILSSIIITIGLNILVILSFIIIKYAHFGFLLKYDIGIYLPAILYTIIVWNFNKVFSSIYRVKNRLLELAFFQSIIPLLFFLAVIFSPVNTLWYLLGAYMLGQSLAFAVFILRKQITIKGAISCSSMNTVFFKGFWLFLYNGAFYLIMFSTSSFVSAYYSVSDYGKFSFAYTLAHAILLFLEAFGYIVFPKIIQKLKGNNFEECKSVILMIRNSYLMVVHGLVYLAFPAFYLLCLLMPKYGDIQRMLCVAALTILPYANAFGLNTFLMAQNKERRISCISCISLIVNIGLLFLFIRVFNFSYDLILVATLVSYVLFTYQCALYTLKVMGEPFKFLKVLEMAFPVRISVSYLFTLVATYFFSERGHFIWLLLPLIVFLLMNRTSLGKTAAMIVQLVKRPEIIDLK, encoded by the coding sequence ATGTTTAAGTTTTTATCCACAATATTAAGAAATAAGATTTTTCTTTATGTAGGTACACGGTATGTTACCTATGCTTTCCAATTCATAGCCTCTTTTTATATTGCACTTAAATTAGGACCGGTTGGTTTCGGAGTCTGGAGTTTTATTTTACTTCTGATCAATTTTTATAATATTATTGATTTTGGAATTTCTAATTCAATTAATATTCTTTTGGTACAGGATAGGGAGGTCGAAGAACGTAGCTCCAGTCATATATTATCATCTATTATTATAACTATCGGTTTAAATATTTTGGTGATCCTCAGTTTTATTATTATTAAGTATGCCCATTTCGGTTTTTTGTTAAAATATGATATTGGAATATATCTTCCGGCTATATTGTATACAATTATTGTTTGGAATTTCAATAAAGTTTTTTCTTCTATATACCGGGTAAAGAATCGTCTGTTGGAACTGGCTTTTTTTCAATCGATAATTCCGCTACTTTTCTTTTTAGCCGTCATTTTCTCTCCGGTCAACACATTGTGGTATTTATTGGGGGCTTATATGTTAGGCCAGAGTTTGGCTTTCGCCGTATTTATACTTAGGAAACAAATAACGATAAAAGGGGCTATTTCCTGTAGCAGTATGAATACCGTTTTTTTTAAAGGATTTTGGTTATTTCTCTACAATGGAGCTTTTTATCTTATTATGTTTTCGACCTCTTCTTTTGTTAGTGCCTATTATTCTGTTTCCGATTATGGAAAATTCAGTTTTGCATATACACTAGCTCATGCCATTCTCCTATTTCTGGAAGCTTTCGGATACATTGTATTTCCTAAAATCATACAAAAATTGAAAGGAAATAATTTTGAAGAATGTAAGTCAGTTATTTTAATGATACGCAACAGTTATCTTATGGTTGTACACGGCTTGGTATATCTGGCTTTTCCAGCTTTTTACTTGCTTTGTTTGCTTATGCCGAAATATGGGGATATACAACGTATGCTTTGCGTTGCAGCCTTAACGATATTGCCTTATGCTAATGCTTTTGGATTAAATACTTTTTTAATGGCACAAAATAAAGAAAGAAGAATTTCTTGTATTTCCTGTATTTCTTTAATTGTGAATATAGGTCTTTTATTTTTATTTATTCGTGTATTCAATTTTTCTTATGATTTAATACTTGTGGCTACTCTTGTAAGTTATGTGTTATTTACGTATCAATGTGCTCTGTATACATTAAAAGTAATGGGAGAGCCATTCAAATTTTTGAAAGTTTTAGAAATGGCTTTTCCAGTAAGAATAAGTGTCTCATATCTATTTACTTTAGTGGCAACATACTTTTTTTCAGAGAGAGGGCATTTTATATGGTTATTGCTTCCCTTGATTGTATTTCTTTTAATGAATCGTACGTCACTTGGTAAAACAGCTGCCATGATTGTACAACTGGTGAAAAGACCGGAAATTATCGATTTGAAGTAG
- a CDS encoding YdcF family protein gives MGKFLMLTEREIFITLVDNDLIRASDAIILLEGDGFNRYRHAVKLFQEKWAPLIVFSGGITDYAYGSFPYAEIKPLLLQAGIPEENLYHEVRSLNTREQAEEIIKLCLQRDWKKIILVASPYHQYRAYLTFLKSVLEAEAEIVIYNAPVDQLEWFTPQPWGDRYSCLQQEFDRIEKYSVLGHLATYFEAITYQKWKESIVSY, from the coding sequence TTGGGAAAATTTCTGATGCTCACGGAAAGAGAGATTTTCATAACTTTGGTCGATAACGATTTGATCCGGGCGTCTGATGCCATTATTCTACTGGAGGGTGACGGATTCAATCGTTATCGGCATGCGGTAAAGCTTTTTCAGGAAAAATGGGCTCCGTTGATTGTATTCAGTGGAGGGATTACAGATTATGCTTATGGGAGTTTCCCCTATGCGGAAATAAAACCATTGCTTTTACAAGCGGGCATTCCCGAGGAAAATCTGTATCATGAAGTCCGATCTTTAAATACCAGGGAACAGGCGGAAGAGATTATAAAACTTTGTTTGCAACGGGATTGGAAGAAGATTATACTTGTCGCGTCTCCTTATCATCAATACCGGGCCTATCTGACCTTTCTAAAATCGGTTCTGGAGGCAGAAGCTGAAATCGTGATTTATAATGCTCCGGTCGACCAGTTGGAGTGGTTTACTCCACAGCCCTGGGGTGATCGGTATTCCTGTTTACAACAGGAGTTTGATCGGATTGAAAAGTACTCGGTCTTGGGACATTTAGCAACTTATTTTGAAGCAATTACTTATCAAAAATGGAAAGAAAGTATAGTATCGTACTGA
- a CDS encoding N-acetylneuraminate synthase family protein has translation MGPFNKEIKIGSRLVGQGLPTYIIAEIGGNFDGSIDKAKRLIDAAKESGADCAKFQTFTAPTIVSEGGFSRMQLKGVHGSWGRTVSEVFKDVEFPMEWHQEIADYCKQVGIDFSTSPYFKEAVDLCVELDVPFIKIGSGDITWLEMLDYIARTGKPLMLATGDATLSEIDEAVRTIEATGNRNLILMQCITNYPSKIESANVNVLKTYQSAFDVLTGYSDHAPGPVVALASVVLGGCVIEKHFTLNKKDKGPDHPHSMEPQDFRQMVDYVREVERAMGSTRKEVVAEEGETVYVQRRCLYAKRNLPKGHIMTEEDIDVLRPALGIPPKYKSVIIGKTCKENIEKGQPLFWENF, from the coding sequence ATGGGACCATTCAATAAAGAAATTAAAATCGGAAGCCGGCTTGTTGGGCAAGGGCTCCCTACGTATATAATTGCAGAGATCGGAGGTAATTTCGACGGTAGTATCGATAAAGCGAAACGTTTGATCGATGCAGCGAAAGAGTCCGGTGCAGATTGTGCAAAGTTTCAGACATTCACAGCTCCGACAATTGTTTCGGAAGGGGGATTTTCCAGGATGCAACTGAAAGGGGTTCACGGTTCTTGGGGGAGAACCGTCAGTGAAGTGTTTAAAGATGTAGAATTTCCGATGGAATGGCATCAAGAGATCGCAGATTACTGTAAGCAAGTTGGAATTGATTTTTCCACTTCTCCTTATTTTAAAGAGGCTGTTGATTTATGTGTTGAATTGGATGTGCCTTTTATTAAAATCGGTTCCGGTGATATTACCTGGTTGGAAATGCTGGATTATATTGCCCGTACGGGGAAACCGTTGATGTTGGCAACAGGTGATGCTACATTGTCGGAGATAGACGAGGCTGTCAGAACGATAGAAGCTACAGGAAACCGGAATCTTATTTTGATGCAATGTATTACCAATTATCCATCTAAAATAGAGAGTGCCAATGTTAATGTGTTGAAAACCTATCAGTCGGCTTTCGATGTATTGACTGGATATTCGGACCATGCACCGGGACCGGTAGTTGCTTTGGCTTCGGTGGTATTGGGAGGATGTGTGATTGAGAAACATTTTACATTGAATAAAAAAGACAAGGGGCCTGATCATCCTCATTCCATGGAACCACAGGATTTTAGACAGATGGTCGATTACGTTCGGGAAGTAGAACGAGCCATGGGAAGTACCCGGAAAGAAGTGGTTGCCGAAGAAGGGGAAACGGTTTATGTACAACGTCGTTGTTTATATGCCAAACGGAACTTACCGAAAGGACATATTATGACTGAAGAAGATATTGATGTATTGCGTCCGGCTTTAGGGATTCCTCCTAAATATAAGTCCGTTATCATTGGAAAAACCTGTAAAGAAAATATAGAAAAAGGACAACCTTTATTTTGGGAAAATTTCTGA